A single Natrinema pellirubrum DSM 15624 DNA region contains:
- a CDS encoding DUF5798 family protein: MGLGSTAKKIQGLSDRAEAMYKQVQKLQDRITGLEEEMDETHDTVTRMDHQLTEQRALLLAIAEEQGIDGEEILAEAAIDEAELAAEETDESTASDASESTANTASEPTDTTAE, encoded by the coding sequence ATGGGACTTGGCAGCACTGCAAAGAAGATTCAGGGCCTTTCGGACCGTGCCGAAGCGATGTACAAGCAGGTACAGAAGCTCCAGGACCGGATAACGGGACTCGAGGAGGAGATGGACGAGACCCACGACACGGTCACGCGCATGGACCACCAACTCACCGAGCAGCGCGCACTGTTGCTGGCGATCGCCGAGGAACAGGGGATCGACGGCGAGGAAATCCTCGCCGAGGCGGCCATCGACGAGGCCGAACTCGCGGCCGAGGAGACCGACGAATCGACAGCGAGCGACGCATCCGAGTCGACGGCGAACACGGCGAGCGAACCCACGGACACAACCGCCGAGTGA